Proteins encoded by one window of Salvia splendens isolate huo1 chromosome 5, SspV2, whole genome shotgun sequence:
- the LOC121802357 gene encoding uncharacterized protein LOC121802357, which produces MNSGCHLSIYRLTQRPYMNIPISLDKQSNTPIEREKKKMSLITEEIRAAASEMYRGDEICQEKSKFLLTEMGLPNGLLPLRDIEEVGYIEDTGFVWLIQKKKFDHKFEKIGRHVQYGAEVTAYVEQKKIKKLTGVKAKEMMIWLSICDIYIDHPPTGKITFKSPTGFSRSFPIDAFVVEDNKPPIKDAVNLAHVVQVKEV; this is translated from the coding sequence ATGAATTCGGGCTGTCATCTCTCTATATATAGATTAACACAGAGACCATATATGAATATCCCCATCTCATTAGATAAGCAATCAAACACTCcaattgagagagagaaaaaaaaaatgtctctGATCACCGAGGAAATCAGAGCGGCGGCATCAGAGATGTACCGCGGCGACGAGATCTGTCAGGAGAAATCGAAATTTCTCCTGACAGAAATGGGGCTCCCGAACGGGCTCCTCCCGCTGCGGGACATCGAAGAAGTCGGGTACATCGAGGACACGGGGTTCGTGTGGCTGATCCAGAAGAAGAAGTTCGACCACAAGTTCGAGAAGATCGGGAGGCACGTGCAGTACGGGGCGGAGGTGACCGCCTACGTGGAGCAGAAGAAGATCAAGAAGCTGACCGGCGTCAAGGCCAAGGAGATGATGATCTGGCTCTCCATCTGCGACATCTACATCGACCATCCCCCCACTGGTAAGATCACCTTCAAGAGCCCCACCGGCTTCTCCCGTTCCTTCCCTATCGATGCCTTCGTTGTCGAAGACAACAAGCCTCCGATCAAGGACGCCGTCAACCTCGCCCATGTGGTTCAAGTCAAGGAGGTTTAA
- the LOC121802942 gene encoding uncharacterized protein LOC121802942 has protein sequence MSLVTDAIRAAASEMYHGDEICREKSKQLLTEMGLPNGLLPLKDIVEVGYVKETGFVWLIQKNKCEHRFEKIGKPVQYAMEVTAYIEPNRITKLTGVKAKELLLWVMLREIYVDVPPTGKITFKTPTGLFRTYPVDAFQLQDDDNNHNNKNENEIEKKPAINGLKEEPKPAVEIKEV, from the coding sequence ATGTCTCTAGTGACAGACGCGATCAGAGCGGCGGCGTCGGAGATGTACCACGGCGACGAAATCTGCAGGGAGAAATCGAAGCAGCTGCTGACGGAGATGGGGCTGCCCAACGGGCTTCTGCCGCTCAAGGACATCGTGGAAGTCGGGTACGTGAAGGAGACTGGCTTCGTGTGGCTGATTCAGAAGAACAAGTGCGAGCACCGCTTCGAGAAGATCGGGAAGCCAGTCCAGTACGCCATGGAGGTCACCGCCTACATCGAGCCCAACCGGATCACCAAGCTCACCGGCGTCAAGGCCAAGGAGCTCCTGCTCTGGGTCATGCTTAGGGAGATCTACGTCGACGTTCCTCCCACCGGCAAGATCACCTTCAAGACCCCCACTGGCCTCTTCCGCACTTATCCCGTCGACGCCTTCCAGCTTCAAGACGACGACAACAACCACAACAACAAGAACGAGAACGAGATCGAGAAGAAGCCCGCGATTAATGGACTCAAGGAGGAGCCCAAACCGGCCGTGGAAATCAAGGAGGTTTGA
- the LOC121801811 gene encoding alkaline/neutral invertase A, mitochondrial-like produces MATIFKFKNMKPCSRILSPSKNVGVPLPKSSNFSSIPNHFSASQFRNILGRTQKRNSTLSSTWGQSRIFSSSGGFNFSKKARAHFAVARAAPHLRNFSAPVERHVSDKKCDRIYVKGGINVKPTPEDEGVEEGRENVRKNECSREAMLAEAGKEETDVEKEAWRLLRNAIVTYCGSPVGTVAANDPDDKTPLNYDQVFIRDFVPSAFAFLLKGEGEIVKNFLLHTLQLQSWEKTVDCYSPGQGLMPASFKVRSVAVDDDKSQEVLDPDFGESAIGRVAPVDSGLWWIILLRAYGKLTGDYSLQERVDVQTGIKLIINLCLSDGFDMFPSLLVTDGSCMIDRRMGIHGHPLEIQSLFYSALRCSREMLEIEEGSMNLVRAINNRLSALSFHIREYYWVDLKKINEIYRYKTEEYSTEATNKFNIYPDQIPHWLMHWIPETGGYLIGNLQPAHMDFRFFTLGNLWSIISSLGTPRQNEAVLNLIEAKWDDLIGQMPLKVCYPAVESEEWRIITGSDPKNTPWSYHNGGSWPTLLWQFTLACMKMRRTDMAKKALDIVEKRLPMDGWPEYYDTKNGKFIGKQARLYQTWSIAGYLTSKMLMEKPDAAALLLWEEDYDILENCVCAVSNSNRKNCSRMLAKSQILV; encoded by the exons ATGGCCACCATTTTCAAATTCAAGAACATGAAGCCATGTTCCAGAATCCTGTCGCCCTCCAAGAACGTGGGCGTCCCTCTTCCCAAATCCTCCAATTTCTCATCCATTCCTAATCACTTCTCCGCTTCCCAATTTCGTAACATTCTTGGTCGGACCCAGAAGCGGAATTCgacattgtcttcgacatgggGCCAATCGAGAATCTTCTCCAGCTCCGGCGGTTTCAATTTCAGCAAGAAGGCGAGGGCCCATTTCGCGGTTGCCAGAGCTGCGCCGCATTTGAGGAATTTCTCGGCGCCGGTGGAGAGGCACGTCAGCGACAAGAAATGCGATCGGATTTACGTGAAGGGAGGCATCAATGTGAAGCCTACGCCGGAGGATGAGGGAGTTGAAGAGGGCAGGGAGAATGTGCGGAAGAATGAGTGCTCGAGGGAGGCGATGCTTGCGGAGGCGGGGAAGGAGGAGACTGATGTGGAGAAGGAGGCTTGGAGGCTGCTGAGGAACGCCATCGTCACGTATTGCGGGAGCCCCGTGGGCACTGTGGCGGCAAATGATCCCGACGACAAGACGCCGCTTAACTACGATCAGGTGTTTATACGTGATTTTGTCCCTTCTGCCTTTGCTTTTTTGCTCAAGGGTGAGGGTGAGATCGTCAAGAACTTCTTGCTTCACACTCTGCAGCTGCAG AGCTGGGAGAAAACGGTGGATTGCTATAGTCCTGGACAAGGCCTAATGCCAGCAAGTTTTAAAGTTAGATCTGTTGCCGTAGATGATGATAAGTCTCAGGAAGTTCTTGATCCAGATTTTGGGGAGTCGGCTATTGGACGTGTTGCTCCTGTAGATTCTG GACTCTGGTGGATTATCTTACTACGAGCTTATGGGAAGCTCACGGGGGACTACTCGTTGCAGGAAAGAGTGGATGTCCAGACAGGGATAAAACTTATTATAAACCTCTGTTTGTCAGATGGCTTTGATATGTTTCCTTCTTTACTTGTTACTGATGGTTCCTGTATGATAGATCGTCGAATGGGTATTCATGGTCATCCATTAGAGATTCAA TCCTTATTTTACTCAGCTCTCCGGTGCTCTCGTGAGATGCTTGAAATAGAGGAGGGATCCATGAATTTGGTGAGGGCCATCAACAATAGACTGAGTGCATTGTCTTTTCACATCAGGGAGTATTATTGGGTCGATCTGAAGAAAATTAATGAGATCTATCGTTATAAGACTGAGGAGTACTCGACCGAAGCCACTAACAAGTTTAATATCTACCCTGATCAAATTCCTCATTGGTTAATGCACTGGATTCCTGAGACGGGCGGTTATCTCATTGGCAACCTGCAGCCGGCTCATATGGATTTTAGGTTCTTCACCCTCGGAAACCTCTGGTCTATCATTTCATCTCTGGGTACTCCAAGACAGAATGAGGCTGTACTGAATCTGATCGAAGCCAAATGGGATGATCTTATTGGTCAAATGCCACTTAAAGTGTGTTACCCTGCAGTCGAGTCAGAGGAGTGGCGAATAATCACTGGAAGCGATCCCAAGAATAC ACCTTGGTCGTATCATAATGGTGGATCCTGGCCAACACTTCTATGGCAG TTCACGCTGGCGTGCATGAAGATGCGTAGGACGGATATGGCGAAGAAGGCTCTGGACATAGTTGAGAAACGGCTTCCTATGGATGGGTGGCCTGAatactacgacacaaagaacgGGAAGTTCATAGGGAAGCAGGCGCGGTTGTACCAGACATGGTCTATTGCAGGATACCTGACATCGAAGATGCTGATGGAGAAGCCGGATGCAGCTGCCCTTTTGTTGTGGGAGGAAGACTACGATATTCTCGAAAACTGTGTTTGTGCTGTGAGCAACTCCAACCGGAAGAATTGCTCGCGCATGCTTGCCAAGTCTCAGATTTTGGTCTGA
- the LOC121802993 gene encoding putative pentatricopeptide repeat-containing protein At1g56570: MTSRKLIHNMNPRFPNFLPLSSSTHFSSPFAPKPPSVLATNVIKSYLEAGLVNDARILFDEMPDRDVVAWSAMISGYTSRNRPADAWAAFRDMLPDVRPNEFTFSSVLKACKIMNSLPRGAMAHALALRHGFLGSIYVANALMDMYAACCDDMNRARAVFEEIGVKNSVTWTTLIAGYTHMGDGHGGLDVFRRMLLEEAELNPFNVSIAIRACTSIGSQAFGKQIHSTVFKHGFETNIPVMNSVLDMYCRCIGLSDADQSFGEMVERDIITWNTMIAGYEKSDPYKALDLYSRLMLEGHVPNCFTFTSVVAAVANIAILGLGEQVRGGVVRRGLEDDMGVANALIDMYAKCGSIVSSCKIFKAMRCKNVVSWTSMMIGYGSHGHGKEAVALFNKMVESGVRPDRIVFVAVLNACSHTGLVDEGLEYFKAMVYRYNITPDQEIYGCVVDLLGRAGRLPEAYKLIEAMPFMPDESVWGAFLGACKAHKLTELGSKAARRVLDLRPGVAGTYLALSSLYAANGKWGDFARMRKLLKGMGSKKEAGMSWIEVKNQICSFVAGDKMGSHIDWVYEAVDTLGLHIKDAQYNPDLQCLEDDLE, from the exons ATGACATCAAGAAAGCTAATCCATAATATGAATCCCAGATTCCCAAACTTTCTTCCACTCTCCTCATCAACCCATTTCAGCTCACCGTTTGCCCCCAAACCCCCTTCAGTCCTTGCCACAAATGTCATCAAATCATACCTGGAGGCGGGCCTCGTCAATGACGCCCGCATCCTGTTCGACGAAATGCCTGACCGAGACGTGGTGGCTTGGTCCGCCATGATCAGCGGCTACACCTCGCGCAACCGCCCCGCCGATGCCTGGGCCGCCTTCCGCGACATGCTTCCTGACGTCCGCCCCAACGAGTTCACCTTCTCCAGTGTACTCAAGGCCTGCAAGATCATGAATTCTCTACCCCGTGGCGCCATGGCCCACGCGCTCGCTCTCCGGCATGGCTTCCTCGGGAGCATCTACGTTGCCAACGCGCTCATGGACATGTACGCTGCATGCTGCGATGATATGAACAGAGCCCGCGCTGTGTTTGAGGAGATTGGTGTTAAGAACTCGGTCACGTGGACTACTCTGATCGCTGGTTATACTCATATGGGAGACGGCCATGGCGGTCTTGATGTTTTTAGGAGAATGTTGTTG GAGGAGGCTGAATTGAATCCTTTCAACGTTTCTATCGCTATTAGGGCTTGCACTTCGATTGGATCGCAAGCCTTTGGGAAGCAGATACATTCTACAGTGTTCAAACATGGATTCGAAACGAATATCCCTGTGATGAACTCTGTTCTAGACATGTACTGCCGGTGTATTGGTTTAAGTGATGCAGATCAAAGCTTTGGTGAGATGGTTGAAAGAGATATAATCACGTGGAACACCATGATTGCAGGGTACGAGAAGTCGGATCCGTACAAGGCCCTGGACCTCTACTCTAGATTGATGCTCGAAGGCCACGTGCCAAACTGTTTCACATTCACCTCTGTCGTAGCTGCAGTAGCTAACATTGCAATCCTGGGGCTTGGAGAGCAGGTTCGTGGTGGGGTCGTGAGAAGAGGCCTTGAAGACGACATGGGGGTGGCCAATGCCTTGATCGACATGTATGCCAAGTGCGGTAGCATTGTGAGCTCGTGCAAGATTTTCAAGGCGATGCGTTGCAAGAATGTTGTGTCTTGGACCTCTATGATGATCGGATATGGCAGCCACGGACATGGGAAGGAAGCTGTTGCATTGTTCAACAAGATGGTTGAGTCCGGAGTCAGACCTGATCGGATTGTGTTTGTTGCTGTTTTGAACGCTTGCAGCCACACGGGGCTTGTTGACGAGGGCCTGGAGTACTTCAAAGCAATGGTGTACAGGTACAACATAACTCCGGATCAGGAGATCTATGGGTGTGTCGTGGATTTGCTTGGTCGTGCAGGGAGGCTTCCGGAAGCGTACAAGCTGATAGAAGCTATGCCGTTTATGCCAGATGAATCTGTTTGGGGGGCGTTTCTTGGAGCCTGCAAAGCACATAAGCTTACAGAGCTGGGGAGCAAAGCTGCAAGAAGGGTGTTGGACTTGAGGCCTGGTGTTGCTGGGACGTATCTGGCACTGTCTAGCTTATATGCCGCTAACGGGAAGTGGGGGGATTTTGCGAGGATGAGAAAATTATTGAAAGGAATGGGGAGCAAGAAAGAGGCGGGGATGAGCTGGATCGAGGTGAAGAATCAGATCTGTAGTTTTGTTGCAGGAGATAAGATGGGATCCCATATCGATTGGGTTTATGAAGCTGTAGATACGTTGGGACTGCATATAAAAGATGCTCAATACAATCCTGATTTGCAATGCTTAGAAGATGATTTGGAGTGA
- the LOC121802707 gene encoding pentatricopeptide repeat-containing protein At3g62890-like, which produces MSSAKLSSFSAIRSSLNHKSTSRATITCSELETLFSRCHTPRFFNQILCQTICSGLIKDTYAASRILKFSTDSSFIPFDHSHKIFAKIDNSNGFIWNTMLKAFVQRNRAKDAIFLYKSMLKNGHMFMDNYTYPILIQGCSLRFSEFEGKEVHDHVVKMGFCGDVYVVNNLINMYSVCGRVEDARKVFDESPVLDLVSWNSMLAGYVLAGSVENAKVLYARMPERNIIASNSMIVLLGRSGRLSEAQQLFEEMDKKDVVSWTAMISCYEQNMMYKEALDMFLKMCGKGISVDEVVIVSVLSACSHLASVRMGESVHGLVAKVGFESYINLQNALIHMYSRCEDVSAAEKLFKAGCVLDLISWNSMISGYIKCGLVEKARELFDRMSEKDVVSWSSMISGNAQHGNFSETLALFHEMLHQGVKPDETTLVSVVSACAQLAALDQGKWAHAYIRKNGMKVNIILGTTLINMYMKCGSVEDAMEVFDGMDEKGVSSWNALILGLAMNGQVERSLERFEEMKRCGMVPNEITFVAVLGACRHIGLVEKGREYFDSMVKDYDIEPGIKHYGCLVDLLGRAGLLKEAEEVIDTMPMPADVATWGALLGACKKHGDKEMGEKLGRKLIELQPEHDGFHVLLSNIYASKGNWENVEEIRDIMVRQGVVKTPGCSIIEAGGVVHEFMAGDTSHPRIKEIEAMLAEMVRRLRSLGYAPGTDEVLLDIDEEEKETNLFRHSEKLAIAFGLFATNAPAPIRIVKNLRICSDCHEAAKLVSKAFDREIVVRDRHRFHHFICGSCSCNDYW; this is translated from the coding sequence ATGAGTTCTGCAAAGCTAAGTTCATTTTCAGCAATTAGATCATCCCTCAACCACAAGTCCACTTCAAGAGCTACAATAACTTGCTCGGAATTGGAGACTCTTTTCTCTCGTTGCCATACTCCGCGCTTCTTTAATCAGATTCTTTGTCAAACTATCTGCTCTGGTCTTATTAAAGACACTTATGCTGCTAGTAGAATTCTCAAATTTTCCACCGACTCATCGTTTATTCCATTTGATCATTCTCACAAAATCTTCGCCAAAATTGACAACTCAAATGGGTTCATCTGGAATACAATGCTGAAAGCTTTTGTCCAACGGAACAGAGCAAAAGATGCAATCTTTCTGTACAAATCAATGTTAAAGAATGGTCATATGTTCATGGACAACTATACCTACCCCATCTTGATTCAGGGCTGCTCTCTCCGTTTCTCTGAATTCGAGGGGAAAGAGGTGCACGATCATGTTGTGAAGATGGGTTTCTGTGGTGATGTTTACGTTGTAAATAATTTGATAAACATGTATAGTGTGTGCGGGCGAGTTGAAGATGCCCGAAAGGTGTTCGATGAAAGTCCTGTTTTGGATTTGGTTTCCTGGAATTCAATGTTGGCTGGATATGTTTTAGCAGGGAGCGTTGAAAATGCGAAGGTGCTGTATGCTCGAATGCCTGAACGAAACATTATTGCATCAAACTCTATGATAGTGTTGTTGGGGAGGAGTGGTAGGTTGAGTGAGGCGCAGCAATTGTTTGAGGAGATGGATAAGAAGGATGTGGTATCTTGGACTGCTATGATATCTTGTTATGAGCAGAATATGATGTATAAAGAGGCCTTAGATATGTTCTTGAAAATGTGTGGGAAAGGAATTAGTGTTGATGAGGTAGTCATCGTGTCTGTGCTTTCAGCTTGTTCGCATTTGGCGAGTGTGAGAATGGGGGAATCAGTTCATGGTTTGGTTGCAAAAGTTGGTTTTGAATCTTATATCAATCTACAGAATGCTCTAATTCACATGTATTCAAGATGTGAGGATGTCTCAGCAGCGGAGAAGTTGTTCAAAGCTGGTTGTGTTTTGGACTTGATATCTTGGAATTCTATGATATCTGGCTACATTAAATGTGGATTGGTTGAGAAGGCTAGAGAATTGTTCGATAGGATGTCTGAAAAGGATGTTGTATCGTGGAGTTCAATGATATCAGGCAATGCCCAACATGGTAACTTCTCTGAGACGTTGGCGTTATTCCACGAGATGCTGCATCAAGGTGTTAAGCCTGATGAGACCACTCTCGTGAGTGTCGTTTCAGCGTGTGCTCAGCTTGCTGCCCTCGACCAAGGAAAGTGGGCTCATGCTTACATACGGAAGAATGGGATGAAGGTGAACATTATTCTTGGCACAACTCTTATTAATATGTACATGAAATGTGGAAGTGTTGAGGATGCAATGGAGGTTTTCGATGGGATGGACGAAAAGGGAGTTTCTTCTTGGAATGCTCTGATCCTCGGCCTGGCAATGAACGGGCAAGTAGAAAGGTCACTTGAGAGGTTTGAGGAGATGAAAAGATGTGGAATGGTGCCGAATGAGATAACTTTTGTGGCTGTTCTTGGTGCTTGCCGGCATATAGGTCTGGTAGAGAAGGGCCGTGAGTATTTTGATTCGATGGTGAAAGATTATGACATTGAACCTGGCATTAAACACTATGGATGCTTGGTAGATCTTCTTGGGAGAGCGGGGTTGCTGAAAGAAGCAGAGGAAGTTATTGACACGATGCCTATGCCAGCCGATGTTGCTACTTGGGGCGCTCTGCTCGGAGCTTGCAAGAAACATGGTGACAAGGAAATGGGAGAGAAATTAGGACGGAAACTTATCGAGCTTCAGCCTGAGCACGATGGGTTTCATGTATTGTTGTCGAATATTTATGCCTCTAAAGGGAACTGGGAGAATGTGGAGGAGATAAGAGACATCATGGTGAGGCAAGGTGTGGTTAAAACCCCAGGTTGCAGTATAATCGAAGCCGGTGGTGTTGTGCATGAATTCATGGCTGGAGACACATCACATCCAAGGATTAAGGAAATTGAGGCAATGTTGGCTGAAATGGTTAGGAGATTAAGGAGCCTAGGTTATGCACCGGGTACAGATGAGGTTCTGCTTGATATAgatgaagaagagaaggaaacaAATCTGTTTAGACATAGCGAGAAGCTGGCAATTGCCTTTGGCCTGTTTGCAACGAATGCTCCTGCACCGATAAGAATAGTTAAGAATTTGAGAATCTGCAGTGATTGTCACGAGGCAGCAAAATTGGTGTCCAAAGCTTTTGATCGTGAGATTGTGGTGAGGGATCGGCACAGGTTCCACCATTTCATCTGTGGTTCTTGTTCCTGCAACGATTATTGGTAG